The sequence below is a genomic window from Dermacentor andersoni chromosome 6, qqDerAnde1_hic_scaffold, whole genome shotgun sequence.
agctggttctttattttatgacgccaactgcgacgctcgttgcaatggatgatcctgacaacgacacattagctcgttatgctgggctcgagttcagcgatttaagcactgatgaacgtgacctgctgttgagggctcgcgctgccggcgtcgttgcgtactactacgacgacagcctgctttgaaaggcacttcccgcgacttcagtaagtcggcgttgaactcgtaatcctcttgacgaaagtgcagcgagcacactacgtgatttttcggctttttgccagagcgctgtggcagaggtatggcacttaaccacttcgaacggagaggttcactcgttggcacacagtgataagtaacgttggattcgccgctgcaactacccttggccaagttccgcggaccgttcgcgcatcccacgacatcacatggacgtggcattctcgctgcttgttccaaatgcaagctTCACGAGCccgcaggaccaccgcagcaggacgcgataaagaaacaactgaaactccaaagcgcgcgtggCCCAAAGTCGACcacgcagagtcgagcgaaaacgaaacctttctatCACCCATAccactcaagggtaacgtcaaaacgttatttttttcttagaatcgaatagaagtagacaagtagcattttcttccgtcttataatctaatgaaatcatctttttaatacgagtagttgagtactagtgacataaattatgatgctttcgtcatcgggctagtaccggaatgtcactggggggtctcaaatcgtgtcgtgcatttacctcaatttctcggttactaaagctctgttcgcgattatattgacgccttagacgttctagagcattgctttatcactttaacttgactttctggtaacctttagtgtccctttaaacgccagttggaagtcagcgcttgcccTCAATAGCCGCCTTTCTTGTGTTCTGTGTCCCCTCTTGCGCTGGTTACATCATCATGGAATAcaaactagcccggtctcacgcCTTGCTCTCCTGAGACCTCCGTTCGAGGCTGACCGTCCTCTatacgtgctcctggagtgtcgggaagctgaatctgagagaaagagacattttcccctagcaAACTGGCAGCACATCCTTATTCATCcggtaatgtttctcggtccagaaatGTTTATTGAAACCAgtacagtcctaggtttcctggaAGATGTATTAGCCCAAcgaattcgtagcgcatcctctcttcAGAGGGTGCTGCTGTGATAGTAattttgtatagcacatgtctCCAGCcccttgtgtttcaaggcctCTGGTGAGCCAATTTTTACATCTGACATATTTTatatatcgtatcattctttcgcaatgcattttaatgctcatagtgtACATCATCAGTCATTGCCATAATAttattacacgtagattttacgccctttacagtgactatatttaggcccctttacagccatgccacatcaacttcatagaactcatccCTCCACTGCAAACTCActaacactggcatggcgctctttaaCCACGCCTGGCTCTTGTgtcactaaacaacacacattcattcgaCACCTCCGTTTGCCAGAATTATTTTCATTTTTGCATGCTAAATGAGCTCATAGGAGCAAATCTGACAGgaaacacaaacattttcccGCAGAAAGATGCGAGAAAGAAAGAGGCGCGTTCTGCGCGCCGCCGGATAGAATTCCCCGCAAAGAATATCTGCCTACTTGACCAGAGAACACCTACAACCAACTTGGCCAACCAACTTGACTCTACGATGGTGCGTTAAACGACGGCAAACCAGCGGCCGTGTTTGAACTTATTCTAAATTGGCGCCTCTGGCGCGGCTAGCTTCCGAGATTTGCGCACGCCGACTGGTTTTGCTAGTTTTGCTTCGGCTGGCCCATGGCTGGCCCATTCACCGCGCTCCCCAGCAAAAATGTAATGCGGCGCGCGGGCTTGGCTACGCCAAGAGGGCGCTGTTAGCCGAGGCGtattagggtgcctcgatgtcctccgcgggcgaggaggacatcgaggcaccctaaggcGTATTATTGAGGGGTTTTAAGGGGTACTAAGGTCCCTGATTCAGGGACCTTAAGGCGTACGAAAGGTGTGCTAGTGTCCTTGCATTAGTACACTCTACCTTGCATATGCTATACTAAAACCCCTGGTGTACCAGTGACTCTACCTCCGCCACCGTTTATAAAGGATCTATAAACGGTGACCTCCGCTGTGCAGcttaatctcggaggccacgtttACGATTTTTATTGCTGTTCACATTACCCACCATCTATAATTATATTTTTAATTATTGACAGTAACTATTAATTAAAAACTAAAGAAACTAAAGTCGCAAGAGGCTGTCGAGAGCCAACATTGACCTTGGCACATATTTGTAGAGGGTTGGCGCCGCTAATCGCCGCCGTCTGGCCACTCAATGTAAACCGAAACTAGCTGTCTGCAGATATGGCGACGCCCATTTTGCGCAGCAGTTATGTTGCGCTTTTCATCGGAAAGAGCATAGCGCGACAGTCTTCACGATGCATATCTCACAAGCGAGTATTGGAGAGAACACTTCGCTTTGGCGTTCCCATGAGTATTGTTGCGTCCGCTTCAATGGCTGCTTACCTGCTAGTGAGCAAACGACCCCTGACTGTGTTGGCCAAAAGACCGACCAAGGAAGCGAGGGATGCTGCGATTCGAGTGAGTAATTTCTGCCTACTTGTACTAGATCGTTGTATTCAATGTGTGAATTCTCAAATTATATTTGATATTCAGGAGGATCACGAAGAAGCCGAACACGCGATGCATTTGACTCAGCGTGAACGACGATTCATTCGGTTTGCCTCAGTTGAGTACGAGGGCCAACTTTACATGACCCCCGAAGACTTCCTTGAATCACTGACCGAGTCGGAACCAAGACGTGAGTAGCAGCAACACTCTGGGCGACTGCAGTAGCGTAAGCTACAGTCATATTAGCTCGTTTCGTGAATACGCATTCTTGTTAAGTTATGCGCTACCGGTACGTGAACTCAATTCCCGCCTGTTCCTTTTGCCAGCCCGATTGCGCAGGCATCACCTGTCCAAGAAAGAGCTCGAGCACATGCTTGACCAAACACCAGCAAGAAAGTACGGATCTACAAAGCTTTTCAGAGACCTGAGGGAGCGCGGTGAGTTGTGACTGTTTGTATCACGGCCGTAGCTTAAGCTTTGATTTGCTGCAAACAGTCTATAATATAATATGACATGATTCTTAACTTAACATTCATGTTTTTCAGGAATCATATCATACACAGAGTACCTCTTCCTGCTGTCCGTATTGACAAGTAGGTGTTTGAGAACGTGCGGCACGTGCAGCACGATATAGCCGTTTGAATAAATTTCATTGCTATTTTTCTTACAGAGCCTCAGTCTGGATTTAGAATTGCGTTCAACATGTTTGACACGGATGGCAACCAGAGAGTTGATAAGCAAGAGTTTCTGGTGGTAAGTGAGTGTTAAAGTGGTATTAATTTATTGTATGTAGtgtgtgcatgcatatatatatatatatatatatatatatatatatatatatatatatatatatatatatatatatatatatatatatatcttgatcATTCATATAAGTTACATAGCCAAAGTTAATGTACAACACAGTGGGTCAACTCAGGTGAACTGTCTGCAAGGTATTAATAATTTTCAGTTCCAGCCCTTTCATGTATCCTCAATATTTAAGAAATTTTTGCTCAATTATGTCATGTGGCACATCCAAAATATTTATATAGAGATGTTGGCTTATCTGTTTTATTTATATATGCATTGTGTTTAAGGGCATATTAAACGAGAGAAGTCTCTTTGTGTTATAAACATGTACTAATAACATGTACTAATATGCTCTAGTGGTAGACTTCACTCTTGTAGTTGATGTTTTGGTTTGTCCTCAGGTCATGAATTGCCCTTCAAGGACAGTTTTTATCACATTGTAAAGATCATAGGATGTTGATTATCAGTTGTTTTCAGACACTTCACTCTATTTCTCAAGTTAATAAACAGTGCACTAAAGCTCATTTGGCAGCTCTTTCTTTGCCTTTAATAATGCTGATGACTTCGGACTTCCACTTTATATTTTATTTAGAAAGATTCAAAATTTTTTCAGTGCTTAATAAGCAACACCTCTGCCCACTGTGGCCCTACAATTGACCTCACAGTGCACAGCTTTGGGAAGCTGTTTTGAGTGTATTTCGTAGTGCAACTGCTCACTTACTGTGGCAATTCTCATTCTTATTGAATGCAGTTAGCATATTGACTAAAGCTCTCTTCACTTTTCTTGGTTGGACTCTGTGCATTTGCACAGTTACTATATGTAAAAACAACAcacactgtgttttttttttttcgtcatgatGTGCAAGCATGTAAGCATGAAGTATTTACCTTTGTTTTATTATGAAAGGCTTGCACATGCTCAAAatgtcctttatttctttttgtcttcatTTAAATTGACTTCTTTTTACTCTTTATGTTGCTTTTCTTTTGCACATATGCATGTATGCAATATCAGGTCCTGCAAATCCTTGTAGCAGCACTTTTTTTCAAAAAGTCTGGAAAGCTCGGAATTTTTGCAGATGTTCCTCCGGATATTGTAAGTTCATTTTGTTGTGTTTGGGTGTGTCGTTTCTCTCAGGCTTGCAGAAAAATGTTTGCATGAAAGTTGGCTTTGCTGGAATGATATCATATGCCTGTCGCTgcctttctgattttttttttcatcatggaTAACCCAGCTGTGTGCTTAGACAAAGTGAAAATTTTCACTTCAGGTTGCGCAAATATAGCTGCTTCAAATGGCAGCATTGTGTGTTTTACAGTTGTGAATGATGTGAATGAGTTTTGGTGTCATTGGTGTTATTTGTGCTAGCAAAAGTTGGCAAAAAATTATAATGCATAAAGAACATACACTGTATTTAATGCCAGGTAGCTGTTAGCTGTCGACTCACTAAATTTAGTCATGTGATGTCTGAGCACTTGGAATGCTAAATGCTATACGATTTTCAAGTGAATGACTAGGAGTGCTGGTGATTTTATTTTATTGGAAAATTATGTTATGAATATACGGCTCCACATGTCTGAGCAGCCGTTAATGATAACTCCTACCTTAAGGAAGTTGAAACACTGTCATCAGCTGTCAGTGGGCTTTTACTATAATAAACATCCCAAGAATTTGGCCTTTGAAGATTGCATGCACGATCCTAAGGAACTTAGTTCTGTGTAAGCTGAAGAAAACCACATATTCTGAAATTTAAATATGACTTCCAGCCCTTTTTTATTTTGTCACCTGTGTAAACTTTGTGACCTGTCCCCAAACAGTTTGTTTTTAGTGTGAACACATGCAAACAGATTCTGTGCTAGGTTCACTCAAGAGAAACAATAAGTGACGCAGGATAGCTTCTGGCAGGGTGTAGGCCATTTAAGTGAGAGCTCCATAATTTTTTGCCAAATTAGTATGAGTGCATATGTACATTCTGCTTGAAGGTACTAAGGAGATGGCAAGACCTGTCTGTTTGTTTTGGTTCCTGAATGTGAACAGCAGAGAGGTTGTAGCATTTCACTG
It includes:
- the MICU3 gene encoding calcium uptake protein 3, mitochondrial isoform X6, translating into MATPILRSSYVALFIGKSIARQSSRCISHKRVLERTLRFGVPMSIVASASMAAYLLVSKRPLTVLAKRPTKEARDAAIREDHEEAEHAMHLTQRERRFIRFASVEYEGQLYMTPEDFLESLTESEPRPRLRRHHLSKKELEHMLDQTPARKYGSTKLFRDLRERGIISYTEYLFLLSVLTKPQSGFRIAFNMFDTDGNQRVDKQEFLVENSESNDYNIVDTTLLVHLFGKKGSDTLKYDDFHRFMDNLQTEVLELEFTEFSRGMPTISEVDFARILLRYTYIHSANYEAYIDRVKDRIPEEKGITFDQFKAFCQFLNNLDDFSIAMRMFTYANKPISQEEFHRAVKICTGHNLDPYLVDTVFQIFDADGDGFLSYKEFIAIMRDRLHRGLRSHLISTEGWDAFKLCIKEEIRSH
- the MICU3 gene encoding calcium uptake protein 3, mitochondrial isoform X2 yields the protein MATPILRSSYVALFIGKSIARQSSRCISHKRVLERTLRFGVPMSIVASASMAAYLLVSKRPLTVLAKRPTKEARDAAIREDHEEAEHAMHLTQRERRFIRFASVEYEGQLYMTPEDFLESLTESEPRPRLRRHHLSKKELEHMLDQTPARKYGSTKLFRDLRERGIISYTEYLFLLSVLTKPQSGFRIAFNMFDTDGNQRVDKQEFLVVLQILVAALFFKKSGKLGIFADVPPDILEKIFSTVARRGKRLTGNTDVPELENSESNDYNIVDTTLLVHLFGKKGSDTLKYDDFHRFMDNLQTEVLELEFTEFSRGMPTISEVDFARILLRYTYIHSANYEAYIDRVKDRIPEEKGITFDQFKAFCQFLNNLDDFSIAMRMFTYANKPISQEEFHRAVKICTGHNLDPYLVDTVFQIFDADGDGFLSYKEFIAIMRDRLHRGLRSHLISTEGWDAFKLCIKEEIRSH
- the MICU3 gene encoding calcium uptake protein 3, mitochondrial isoform X4, with product MATPILRSSYVALFIGKSIARQSSRCISHKRVLERTLRFGVPMSIVASASMAAYLLVSKRPLTVLAKRPTKEARDAAIREDHEEAEHAMHLTQRERRFIRFASVEYEGQLYMTPEDFLESLTESEPRPRLRRHHLSKKELEHMLDQTPARKYGSTKLFRDLRERGIISYTEYLFLLSVLTKPQSGFRIAFNMFDTDGNQRVDKQEFLVVLQILVAALFFKKSGKLGIFADVPPDIENSESNDYNIVDTTLLVHLFGKKGSDTLKYDDFHRFMDNLQTEVLELEFTEFSRGMPTISEVDFARILLRYTYIHSANYEAYIDRVKDRIPEEKGITFDQFKAFCQFLNNLDDFSIAMRMFTYANKPISQEEFHRAVKICTGHNLDPYLVDTVFQIFDADGDGFLSYKEFIAIMRDRLHRGLRSHLISTEGWDAFKLCIKEEIRSH